One Lepus europaeus isolate LE1 chromosome 4, mLepTim1.pri, whole genome shotgun sequence genomic window, GAAACACAACTATCTGTGCCACACAGCCCTGGTGGGCAGGTATCTCTTTGCTGGCACAGAGAGTTTCCTTGCCTTTtcaggtttatttacttatttcaaagagaCAGATAAAAGTGTGTGTTGTCTTGCAGCGTTGTTTTGAAGTGGAATGGTTAAGTCTGACAGACGAATGCCCACCTGAGCACACTGTGTTGGGCAGTGCTGTCCAGTCTAGGAAGGGTAGGAAGGGCTGACATGCTGCAGTGTACGTGAACCCTGACACTGCGGAAGTGAAACAAGCCAAGGGCAGACTCGCATAAGGGGCACTGAGGGCAGTGGGCATCACAGAAAGCAGAATGGTAGATGCCAGGCTCTAGGGCGAGCAAACAACAGGCAGTTGCTCTTGAACAGTATGGTCTGAGACTTGCCAAATACACAGATTCTGGAGATGTGTGGTGGTCAGGATGGCACAATGGCATGAATGCACTAACTATGCAATTAAATGTGGCTAACACAGTAAATATTATGTTAATTGTATTTACCGTTTTAATAAATGGAGCAGGCAAGAAGGAATATTGCATAAACTAAACTACATTTGATGGTCTCTGCCCTGCAGAAACACTCCACAGTTATGCAGCTGTAATAGCAAACCCAACCTCTGTCCCTCTGAGCACCCGAGTGTCCTTCACCCAGCGGGGCTGAAAGGAAATGTTAGGGAGTGAcgtgaggaaagagaaaaaagagcagTCAGGGAGGGAAAGAtaacaatgagagagggaggagagagtcaGGCTTCATATGGACAGAGTCCCAGGTGAGTAGAGAGGACTGGGCTCCATGCAGAATTTCTGCTCCTGACTAGGACATTCCGGCTTGCTCCCTCTTACTCCAATGTCTACTACCAGGAAAGCATTACACATGATCAGCCCAGCACCACAGAGCTGCTCCTAACATAGCTGAAGGTGGGGGAATGTGGCCTTGCAGTGGTTGAAATGCGAGTCTTTACATTTGTCTTCAAAACTTTCTTTCTGTCCAACCATACACAAGGTGGTATCATGGAAGGAGAAAATGTGAGTTTTTCCAGTGCCTTCATCTTGTTGGGCTTCTCAGAGCATCCATGGCTGGAGATCCCTCTCTTTGGGGTGGTCTTGGTCTCCTACATCATCACTCTGGTGGGAAACAGCTCCATCATCCTCCTCTCCCTGGTAGAGCCTAGACTCCAGacccccatgtacttcttcctggaCAACCTGTCTGTGCTGGACCTCTGTGTCTCCTGCGCCATTGTGCCACAGCTGCTGGCCAACCTCTGGGGGCCAGAGAAGACAATCACTGCCTGGGGCTGCATCACACAGGCCTACCTCTTCCACTGGACGGGCTGCACCGAATGTGCCTTGCTGGCCGTGATGGCTCTGGATCGCTACACGGCTATCTGCCGGCCCCTGCAGTACATGCTCATCATGCGTCCCCGGGTGTGTATGCAGCTGGCAGCCACAACTTGGCTCAGTGGCCTGGCCAACTCCCTGCTCCAAGCCACACTCGCCCTACAGCTTCCCCGCTGTGGTCACCACACCCTGGACCATTTCTTCTGCGAGGTACCTGTTCTGATCAAGCTGGCCTGTGGGGATACGACTGTCAACAACCTATCCCTGGCCTTGGGAGCTGTCCCTTTTGCACTGCTGGCTCCCGTGTGTGTGATCATCTCCTACACATTCATCACGAGGGCTGTACTGAAGTTACCTTCAGCCACAGGAAGATACAAAGCACTGAGCACCTGCAGCTCCCACCTGGCAGTGGTCGTCATGTACTTTGGGCCAGCCATCTACATGTATCTCCAGCCCCCTGCCAGCAGTACTCAGGCCAAGTTCATGTCTTTCTTCTACTGCGTTGTCACCCCTCTGCTCAATCCACTCATCTACACCCTGAGAAACAAGGATGTGAAGGCAGCGTGGAAGAGGGTCCTATGGTCCAGGGTGGAGTGAAGTCTTAGAAAGTCGCATGATCTCAGTCTGTCTCCTGCAACAGCCACATTCATGTCAGTTACTTCTGGATGTCTACTTTTCCAAACGAGTATCCAAAGGAAACAGCTCCCATTTCCCAACATCAACTTCCCTGATGTCTACAGAACTAGCTTCTGACTAGAAAGGGCATTCTCTGGAATATCAAACAGTGACACTGTGCTCACTCCTGGCACTCTCCACAGACCGAGTGAGCTGCAGAGGCCATACATCTATGCAGGTGAACAGCACCCTCTTTTCAAATTCCTTCCAacaggtctggcactgtggcatagtggactaagcctccaccagcagttCCAAcaccccacatggatgccggatcaagccctggctgcaggtaaagctgtggcatgcagtgctagcatcccatatgggcaccagttcgagtcctggctgctctatttctaatccagctctctgctgtggcctgggaaagcagtagaagatggcccaagtccttagacccctgcagccacatgggagactcagaggaagctcctggctctgccttcggatcaacccagctctggccattgtggccatttgtggagtgaaccagcagatagaagacttctctttgcctctgcctctctgtgactctttcaaatacatatataaatcttttttaaaaaaaaaaatcccttcctaCAATTGCATACCTTCACCAGATGCCCTTACAGAAAATTTGCTAAAAATGTTAACAGATTCCAATAAGAtttctaaataaaccttttgtTGGATTTATCATGTCTCCAACTCAAACCATTTTAATCTCTCCTTCTTCAAATACCTGCCACCCTACAATTGATCTTATCTTGACATCGTCAAAGCCCTCACAACCCATCTGTGGCCATGGTGAGAATCTCAAAGTAACAAATTACTTCACTGCTCCCAATTTAGGACAAATATGACTGCATGAGTTTACATTTCCTATACATTTATGAGCTACCATATGTAGTTGTCTAATATTTCTATTCCACTTAATGCTTTGAGAGATAAGACAGCTCTCTTCATTTTACACTGACCAATAAACATTAGGCTCTAAATGCCTTAGACATAGCTAATGTGGGATAATGATTACATTCAGATCTGAACAAAGGGCTAAGTACAAAGACAGTGCCATTCATTGGTGATCAAGAAACACAGCTGTCTCTGTTGCATCTGACTCCTGCACCTACCAAAGTCATGTCATATCTACTTTTGCTCTCATAacaaagaaaagtagaaaggttTCAGTTCACCAAGAAATTTGAAGTAAAAATCTCGTGATCTACCCATACTGAGAGCAAATGTTACCAAAAGCTGGATTCAAGCCTCTCTTTTCTGTAATGCCTTCACTGCTTCATGTGTATAAACAGACACTGACTCCCAGCCAGCATTTTAAGGGATGGAAGCAAACGCGAGGCATCTGCCTCAAAAGGGTCATGCCCAATCCCTCTCTCACCCTTAGGGCAGAGAAGGCAGTCTGGGAGAGTAGGAAATCAGAGCTCCCTCAGCTTATCCGAACTAGATTCAAGGGGCAAGTCTGGCTCTTATCAAGAAGCATGCAAGTTTAATTTtttcacagaaaatatgaaaCCATGACAAGTCCCACTTATAGCTTTTGAAATGTAGCTTTCTGTGAGGAAGGCACACAGAAATACTCTGGCAAGATCCCTGACATTAGTAGGGGCTTATTTCTCAGACAGGAAATGTTGGAACTAACGAGCATGGACTCCCAAAGAGAGCTATCAAAGAGTAAAGCCAACAGGTTGCTCAGACCCTCACAGAAGACTGTTGGGGGTAAACAACCATCTTGAGCATCAACAACAAACTCAGTCTGTGAAACccacaggaggggcaggtgtttggcagagcagttgttgcttggaacacctgcacccCAGATCAAAGTGCCTAGGTTCCAGTGCTGACTCTGCactccatcccagctccctgctaatgtgcattctgtgaGGCActggttgatggctcaagtacacacATGGGATatctggggtggggcccagatcctggcttcagcctggaccagttctggctgttgagggcacttggggagtgaaccagtgcatagaagttgcctctttctccctctccctttcaaataaatatttaaaaatacattaaataaataaaaataggagaCCAGCTTATACAGGAAAGGGATTAGGTCAAACAAAAAACTACAATCCTGACATCAACAAACCAATGCATTCACTGCCCTAGAAAATCCCTGAAATGTCTGCAGTCCACAGGCAACCAacagacagcagcagcagaaccTGTACAGACCTTAACACTGACCAGGGCAGCTTTATTCACCTCTCTGCTTCCACTGCCTCGAGTCTCTGCCACTTGGTAAGTGCTCAGCAGTCCTCCTGAGTGACCATTTGAATGTGTTTCCTCAGTTGTTATTTGGCTGTAAAGGCCACAAGTCTTTGTTTAGCTCTGCCTGGTTACACTCTAGGTACAATGACTTTTCCTGGGCTCGATAACACAGGTTTATAAACTGTAGTGAGTCCAGCCTATCTCAGCCATGGTGGTTTTTCTTGAATTATCCTCAGATGAACCTGTCTCCATTGCTCCGTTTAGGACTGAATATGTCCTGCCCCTGAGAATTTCAACGTTGAGGCCCCGTTGGGCCTTCAGGAGGTAATGGGGTCATGAGGGGAGTCTTCATGGTGACACTGGGGCTCTTACATGAGAAATGAGGAAGGCCATTCTCCCGGCCCCCGCCACTTTCTGACAGCTTCTGGATGCCAGGAACTGGCTGTCACCAGGGAATTCAACGTGCCAGCGCCTGATGCTGGATTCCGTCTCCAGAGCTGTGATAAGGGTTTACTGCTGAAGATCCCAGCGCTCCGGAACCCTTACAGCTGCCCAGGCAGATGAAGACGCCCCTTTCCCTCAGGGTTGTAGCCTGTGCCCTTACAGCCTGAGGCTTGGGGATCACTACAGTGCTTCCTGTCCACAGTCCTAGTGGACCCCCAGGCAGGCCAGCTGCCTGTGCTACGGGAGTCTCGGGAAGTAACAGAAAGTCTGGAACAAGCCACTGGGAACTGAGTGTGACACCGACAGGTGAGAAGCAGGCGCGCCTGACAACTGGCCAGCCCGGCCTGAGGGCCCAGCAGGTGCCATCGTCATCGCGATCTTCTACAGTGACAGGTGTACATGGCAGTGTTTAAAAGCCGCTTCCTGCGGTTGGTGAAATCTTTACGTTAGTAGCTTCCTGGGAACCACAGCCTGGTGACTCCCACGCCCCTCTTTCTCCCGCGGAAGCCCCAGCACCAACACGGGTTAACTGCACTTGCTTCTGCCGCCGCTGGCCGCAGGAATCACTCTGGAGTGCCGCGTCCCAAACACGGGGGTCCCAAAACCAAGGGCTCCGCCCAGCAGGACCTGAGCCCGGACTCCCGATAACCGGAGGGCCCCGCGGCCTCTCCAAGAGCCTAAGTCTGAGGGGCTGAGACGAGCGCGCAGGCCGAGAACCCCAAGGCTGAGTCTCCCTGCAGCAAACACGGAGGGACCTCAGGACAAGCGACCGGCAAAGCGCTGACGCGCGCACACGGCGCTTCCGGACAGGAAGGGGCGGGACAGCGTCGCAGCCAAGTGAGGTCACGGAAAAGCGCTCGGATTGGGCGATGGTAAACCCTGCCCGTGTCAAGCCTCGGGATTGGAGGACGGAAACACCCGCTTGTCTCCAGCTCCAGGAGTGGATGGCAGGCCCGCCTGTGTCGCGCACTAGGATTGGGGGgtggcggcgccggcccatgtcaAGTGCTGGGATTGGACGATAAAACGCGGGTTTCCAGCGGGGCCGAGCGGCTGGCCCGTGAGGGGTCGGGGGGCTGCCGCTCGCCATCTTCCCGGGCCTCGGCAGCGCGGCGCGTGCCCGGCCGTGTGCCCGCAGGAAGCGTTTCCGTCGCCCCCGGAACGCGGGTGTGACCGGAAGAGCCTCGCTCCCGGGGAACTCCCGCCGAGTGCGCCGCGCGGCCGAGGTCTTCCGCTGTCGTCGGGGTGTGGACGGCGTGCCCGGGGGGTAGGCGGGAGTCACCCCGCAGCGTCGCGGCCGGCGGCCCAGGACGCGCACTGCGCTGAGtgcctggctccgggcttcggcccTGCCgaagtgggcatctggggagtgaccggTGGACGGGAGCGTGCGctttccccccccacacacacacacttctgcctctctgtatgtaactgcctttcaaataaataaaatcttaaaaaaaaaaaaaaaatctgtgtatctCTACTTCTCTGCTTGTTGCATCCCAGCAGCATCTCTCTCAGGCCTGGACTCTCCCTGAAGTCGGGGTTGAAAACGCGCGGGTGGACGCGCAGGGATGGCTGCGAGGACCGGCGCTGGCCCCGCTTTCTTCTCTGCACTCTGCCATGCAGGACATTTTTTGAAAGTCCtcttgttggccggcgccgcggctcactaggctaatcctccaactgtgaccgggttctagacccggttggggcgccagttctgtcccggttgcccctcttccaggccagctctctgctgtggcccgggagggcagtggaggatggcccaagtgcttgggccctgcacccgcatgggagaccaggagaagcacctggctcctggcttcagattggcgcagcgcgccccctgtagcggccattggggagtgaacctcctaCAGGATCGCAAGCACCGACTTTCaggcgtttctctctctctctctctctctctctctctctctctctctgtgtgtgtgtgtgtgtgcctctctctctctctctctctctcttttaaaaagattcttattttaaaagtgttaaagagagaaggagagacaaagagcgagcttccatctgctggttcactctccaaatggccacaactgcttgcgcttcatcccagtctcctatgtaggagcaggggcccgagcactcgggccatcttcagctgctttccccaggccattagcatggagcttgttgggaagtggagcagcgggacacaaaccaacacccgTTTGGGAtcctgcatcacaggtggcagcttcacctgaaTCCTCCCAACGATGGCCCCTGTCTCAGTGTCCGGGTGCTACTTGATGCAGTCCCCTAAGGGGGTTTCAGAAGTTATTTTAGAACAAAAGATGACAGAGCAGAAGCGGTCTTGCTCCCTGATCCCAGAAATTGGGAAAACAACGTTGTCGAAAAGAAAAATAGGTACTTACTGAGCCAGCCTCCCCAGTACTGCGCCCAAAATATCAGAAGTACTCGCTAAGACCAGAACAAGCAAGAGCAACGGGCTGCAAGGCTCAGGACGTGGACGGATGATCCACGAGGTGGAAGGAGGAAGCCAGAGTCTTGTGTGGAAGCTGCAGCACAAGACTGGCTGGgacttctgcacacagagatcaCTGCCGTGGGGAGGACCAGAACCTGCGGACCGAGGCTGGACGCTGCAGAGCACAGTGCACTCGTCCAGCCCACGGAAAGAACAGTAACAGAGTCGGACACATATCGCAGTGACTGACATACACTATAACTTTACGTGCAGTTAATATCGAATAAATATATCATTCTTATATAATTTGTATCACTTCTTGATGAATCCTAGCAGTAAAAATGATCCTTAATTGGCAAAGAATTAATAAGGCACATGCTTATCTGTCATTTATCTTTGGTGAGTTTTTCAGCACAAGAAGTAAGTCCTTGGTAAGACCAGCACTGTGCATCCACAGCCACTGCTGGCCTTTGATGGATGTCGTGATTTATACAGTTTACATAGTTGCAAAAGCTACTTTTCATCTGCTTAATTCCTTCTTATTAAATAAGAAAGTAACCATCCATGTGATGTCCAGATTCTTATCCTAAAATATATAGACAGCACAGAGACAgatgagaaatagaaaaaagctAATCCTATATACTTACATTTTGGATTTATACCCTATCATGGAATCTGTCATGTAGGAGAGCACACCTCCCTACACATGTGTGTACCATCCAGGGGCACGCAGGGATCTACTGAAGAACACCCACACATGCCTGAGTTCAAGGCCTGGAGTGCATGTTCCAGGGACGAAGAAggtgagaaggagggagaaaggcaaGGAGAGACCCTAAGTCTGCCCAgaaacaccccccaccccacagtgGGCCCCACCTCACATCTCTGCAGAGTCCTGGGTCGTGTGAACTTCCAGAACAGGGGCAGCGTAAGAATGAAACTTCCCTTAAGTGATAGGGACAGCATCCCACTAGAAAGACTggacagcaaaagaaacagtcaacaaagtgaaaaggtaaCATGATtaggaaaataatatttgtaCACCATATATTGACATAAAGGATTCATACAACCTAATGGTAAGAGAACATAACCTGGTATCAAACGTGGGCAAAGAGGGATGGTTGGAGTGCCTGCATCTTACAGTGGAgtacctgaggagtgaaccagtggatggaagattctttctccctcctttcctccctgcctcctccctcttttctcctctctctctctctttctctctctctctctgtaactgtgccttacaagtaaataaaaataattttaaaaattaagtgagtACATTATAGCTGCTTTTTCTGTAGGGGAGGGGAACAGGTAACCACTGAGAGGATGGATGTGTTAACTTGTTTGTAGTAACCATCTCATAAAATCAGGTTGCATATCTTAAATATacccaataaaatttatttttaaaagaaaaagtcttaTTTAAGGGGCTTTCCACCCATCTGTTGAGCTAATTTCTTATCTGTATTTAGATACCTATTTAATTTGATTCTAGACAGGATGGGTGATGGGGTGTGGCCAGAGATGACTTGCACGATAGCTGGGAAGAGCAGCACTATCTGCTTTCTCTTCTGGATGGCCTGGGAGCACTGACGGCTGTTAGTTCAGGACACCAGCCTAGGCAGTCGTGGTTACAGACATGTCTGGAAGAGATGATACATTCATTGTCCTGGAAAATTCTCTAGGGGTTCTAAGGCATCAGAAATGTAGAGTAGCTGGCAGTTGTAGCTCAGAGCCATAGTCTCAAGTGACCTGCAAATCACAACATTTCACACATGCTAAGATCAGTCGTGACAGGCACTGTCTGCCGCCCTGTGTGCTCCATCCTCGGGCTCCTTGGTTACTCGTCCACCTCCTCCAGCAGGATAGCCAccaccctcttcctcccccctcagAGAAGCCCCCAGCTTCTTGGAGCCAGGCCCAGGAGTTCTCATGGCCCTCCCTGACAGACTTCCTAAAACCCCAGAGAGGAAAAATGGAGCCCTCACTCCTGCgtgctctctccccaccccactgggaaatctgaagccagggcctgaAGACTGGTCCTTGGGGACCTGGACCAGAAAAAGCAACCCCAGGAGGTGCCAAGGCTGGGTGATTCCCTTCCTCAAACACTCATGGGAGTTCAGCTTTGCACTCCACACTTCCTCTCTGTCCAAGGACGTGTCCTTTTTCTGAAACCTGGGGCTGTGGCCAGGAAACACCCAGTCGTGTCACCCAGAGAAGTCACAAAAGTCAGGATCTGGAGGACAGCCAGGGAGCCACAGAAAGGACAGAGGACTTGCTCAGGACACACGGGGGTGGCGGGGCTCACGCTCTGAACCATGTGCTGCACAAGCTCTTGTCCACTCTGCTTTAATCCCACCCCTGCTTTAAAGAgttaaaagaaaatgtggggtcctcttatttatttgtttgtgatCCTTTTCTCTGATCTTCCAGGAGTTCCCATTAATTGCCAATGTCCCTGGTTCACACGCTGCCTCCGTCGCCATCTAACCCCTCAGACACTAATTAAGCAAAGCATCAGGGATGAAGTCGCAGCCAGAAGAGGGGGACACTTCCCTCTGGATGCTTGGGGCCCCAGAGCAGAGCCTCAGAGGAGGCGAGAGGACCAGGTCGTGGCCCCTAGGGACAGATGCTCCCCAGAACTGACCTCCACAACATAAGTGGTGAGCTCACTCTGCTGCCCGAGTGCCTCTGCTGCCATTCCAGCGACCGAGGATCcgtgagatgcagagaaagccgCGGTCTCCCTGAAGTTGCGACCAAGGGCAGCATCTTCTCGACACTGGCTCAGAGTGCCGGGCTCAGGTAAGGCACTGCGCCAGCAGCCGTGTCAGAGCGACAGGGCTGTGTCTGCCTGGAATGCGGCTCTgtccctcagggcccctcacaCCACAGCCACCCAAGCTGCAACAAGGCCTCCACTCCTGAGCCTTCTGCCAGAGCCAGGCTGCGGAGGCCAGTGGTTAGCGCTCAGCTCCAGGCGAGCTGGACGTGCACTGTAAGTAGCGTTCAGCCAGGCTGTGGCCCCCTCAACACTGGGGCGTGGGAACATGGGGCCAACATGAGGCAGGTGTGCAGGGAGTAACAGCCATGCATCAAGCAGCCTGGGTCAGATTGTATCCTTCGAGCTGGAAAGCACGGCCAGGGAAGAGCAGGCCACCCCCGAACACACAGGTGGACAAGCTCTCCCCCAGCGCACGGGGGCCTGAGCCTCTTTCCTGCTGCTGCATCCCTGCTGTGAGAGCAAAGCTGACCCAATGCAGCTGTGCAACGAGGAAAGGAACGAGCAAACAGTGCAAGTCCCTTGAGCCAgtgagcctggagctgggcccgAGCAGCGTGGGGAAAAGCCCGGGCCATTTCACAAGGCCATGGGGCATGGATGAGGAGGGGTCCCCGTTTCAGCCAGGCTGTGTAGCATGCAGTCAtgtcctccctcaggtcccaggGCTCATCCCTGCAGGGCCCGGGCTCCTCTTccgcttctcccctcccctctgtcaGCACCAGAAAGAAAACCTGAGGGGTTGAGGGGGTCAGGACCCCCGAGGGTGGGCCCAGGTACATTCCCAAAGCCAGTCATTGCTTCATGAACTAACCGTCATCAAGCATCCACCAGGC contains:
- the LOC133758861 gene encoding olfactory receptor 2G3-like, with translation MTQDRIRRLGISRSRPAQVTSQRENVSFSSAFILLGFSEHPWLEIPLFGVVLVSYIITLVGNSSIILLSLVEPRLQTPMYFFLDNLSVLDLCVSCAIVPQLLANLWGPEKTITAWGCITQAYLFHWTGCTECALLAVMALDRYTAICRPLQYMLIMRPRVCMQLAATTWLSGLANSLLQATLALQLPRCGHHTLDHFFCEVPVLIKLACGDTTVNNLSLALGAVPFALLAPVCVIISYTFITRAVLKLPSATGRYKALSTCSSHLAVVVMYFGPAIYMYLQPPASSTQAKFMSFFYCVVTPLLNPLIYTLRNKDVKAAWKRVLWSRVE